In Alkalihalobacterium alkalinitrilicum, a genomic segment contains:
- a CDS encoding MarR family winged helix-turn-helix transcriptional regulator, protein MSSMGERFTTSYKAFACIRGLNAVIENDIIQFIKKYDLSFPSFRTLWILYFDTKLTMSDLTYLVQTNISNAFRQLTKLNEAGLVKIEAGKTTRAKELTITEEGRVIVKEFIEEHVTNSNLQIVKILEKIPEEDLSKFMEVVTLLTTELLGQTYTDWFDYSADSILKDFN, encoded by the coding sequence TTGAGTTCAATGGGAGAACGTTTTACTACGAGTTATAAGGCATTCGCTTGTATTAGAGGGCTTAATGCTGTCATTGAAAATGATATTATACAATTTATTAAAAAATATGACCTTTCTTTTCCGAGTTTCCGAACTCTTTGGATATTATATTTTGATACAAAATTAACGATGAGCGATCTTACCTATTTGGTACAAACTAATATTTCAAATGCCTTTCGTCAATTAACAAAATTAAACGAGGCTGGTTTAGTAAAAATTGAGGCTGGAAAAACGACCCGAGCGAAAGAATTGACAATTACGGAAGAAGGACGGGTCATTGTAAAAGAATTTATTGAAGAACATGTTACAAATTCTAATCTACAGATTGTAAAAATATTAGAAAAGATTCCCGAAGAAGACCTTAGTAAATTTATGGAAGTCGTTACTTTATTAACAACCGAATTATTAGGACAAACCTACACAGATTGGTTTGACTATTCAGCCGATTCCATTTTAAAGGACTTTAATTAA
- a CDS encoding CBO0543 family protein, with the protein MAKHRLEKNIIISSTVITILLLLVYVPRTKVRQALVSLLFHQVITWYFGLLVVEKGLVQYPYRYYFKKSNKSSFIFEYLIFPALAVLFNLYYPEQQTFLKKSLYYFKYTAVVTFFEIIAVKFTDLIRYKNWAWYWSFMTIGVSYYISHAFYRWFMKEPLFRSNVIEKN; encoded by the coding sequence TTGGCCAAGCACAGATTAGAAAAAAATATTATCATATCTTCTACTGTCATTACAATTTTATTATTACTTGTTTATGTTCCCAGAACGAAAGTGCGTCAAGCATTAGTCTCTCTTCTTTTTCATCAAGTAATCACGTGGTATTTCGGATTACTCGTTGTTGAAAAAGGATTGGTTCAATACCCTTACCGCTATTATTTTAAAAAATCAAACAAATCTAGTTTTATTTTTGAATATCTCATTTTTCCAGCGTTAGCTGTACTATTTAACCTTTATTATCCTGAGCAACAAACTTTTCTTAAGAAATCTTTATATTATTTTAAATATACAGCTGTCGTCACATTTTTTGAAATAATTGCAGTAAAATTTACCGATTTAATTCGTTACAAAAATTGGGCTTGGTATTGGAGCTTTATGACAATTGGTGTATCGTATTATATTTCTCATGCTTTTTACCGATGGTTTATGAAAGAGCCTCTGTTCCGTTCAAATGTTATTGAAAAAAATTAA
- a CDS encoding crotonase/enoyl-CoA hydratase family protein, whose amino-acid sequence MTKAIKYEVQDHIMTITLHRSDRMNAFNTQMLEEMLAALDQADSDDNVRAIIVTGEGRAFCAGADLDNGSQSFTGEVEETEEFRDTGGILSLRIYDLKKPIIAAINGPAVGVGITMTLPMDIRIASTNAKMGFVFCRRGIAPEACSGWFLPRVVGISKATEWVLTGRVFPAQEALDSRLVSQVVSPEELLPTARAIAKDIAENTSATSVALSRQLLWRMLGADHPRTSHAIESKMIHWSSAEADAKEGVASFFEKRKPEFSLKVSKDMPSFYPWWEESK is encoded by the coding sequence ATGACGAAAGCAATTAAATACGAGGTACAAGATCATATTATGACGATTACGCTCCATCGCTCGGATCGTATGAATGCATTTAATACACAAATGCTTGAAGAAATGCTAGCAGCATTAGATCAAGCAGATTCCGATGATAATGTTCGAGCGATCATTGTAACAGGAGAAGGAAGAGCCTTTTGTGCAGGGGCAGATTTGGATAACGGTAGTCAATCATTCACGGGGGAAGTGGAAGAAACGGAGGAATTTCGTGATACAGGTGGCATCCTTAGTCTGAGAATTTACGATTTGAAAAAACCTATCATTGCCGCGATAAATGGTCCAGCTGTAGGCGTCGGAATTACGATGACGCTCCCAATGGATATAAGAATCGCCTCTACCAATGCAAAAATGGGCTTTGTATTTTGTCGACGAGGAATTGCGCCCGAAGCGTGTAGCGGTTGGTTTTTACCTCGTGTAGTTGGCATCAGTAAAGCGACAGAATGGGTGTTAACTGGGAGAGTTTTCCCAGCACAAGAAGCTTTAGATAGCCGATTAGTAAGCCAAGTTGTTTCACCTGAAGAGTTATTACCGACTGCAAGAGCGATCGCTAAGGACATTGCAGAAAATACTTCAGCAACATCTGTCGCTCTATCTAGACAATTACTCTGGCGTATGTTAGGAGCCGATCATCCTAGGACATCTCATGCAATTGAATCCAAAATGATTCATTGGTCAAGTGCTGAAGCGGATGCAAAAGAAGGGGTTGCTTCTTTCTTTGAGAAAAGAAAACCTGAATTTTCATTGAAAGTTAGTAAAGATATGCCATCTTTCTACCCTTGGTGGGAGGAAAGTAAATAA
- a CDS encoding phosphotransferase family protein: MTEKQNTPVEQVNEINWDKVENYIRRNIPNLSEEKMRTKAFSNGYSNLTYFIEIGDWQGVLRRPPFGPIPPRAHDMEREYQILEKVYPVFPLAPKPLLFSEDPDIMERHFYIMEKKNGVVLDDDLPDVYEKTDKTGRLVSEAFVDTLVKMHSIDIKEAGLESIGKPDGYLERQVHGWIKRYQNSKTDEIPDVDEVEKWLIENIPTSPEPTIVHNDFKLNNMMYCSNDPGKVVGVFDWEMCTIGDPLTDLGSAVAYWTQAGESFSGLPSVTGQPGFYSRKELLEEYAQKSGRDISNFDYYLTFAFYKIAVILQQIYYRWKIGKADDERFESLIIGVRNLFANASLAQKKEFLK; encoded by the coding sequence ATGACTGAAAAACAAAACACACCAGTTGAACAAGTGAATGAAATCAATTGGGACAAAGTAGAAAACTATATTCGAAGGAATATACCAAACTTAAGCGAAGAAAAGATGCGAACGAAAGCATTTTCAAATGGCTATTCTAATCTCACATATTTTATTGAAATTGGAGATTGGCAAGGGGTGTTAAGGCGACCTCCATTTGGTCCGATTCCACCGCGTGCACATGATATGGAACGAGAATATCAAATATTAGAAAAAGTGTACCCTGTATTTCCTTTAGCTCCAAAACCATTACTTTTTAGTGAAGATCCTGACATTATGGAAAGACATTTTTATATTATGGAAAAGAAGAATGGTGTCGTATTAGATGATGACTTACCAGACGTCTATGAAAAAACGGACAAAACAGGAAGGTTGGTTTCCGAAGCTTTTGTCGATACGCTCGTTAAGATGCATTCTATTGATATAAAAGAAGCTGGTTTAGAATCGATTGGCAAGCCAGATGGCTATTTAGAACGTCAAGTTCATGGGTGGATAAAACGATACCAAAACTCGAAAACGGATGAAATTCCTGATGTTGATGAGGTTGAAAAATGGTTAATCGAAAATATCCCAACTTCTCCTGAACCAACTATTGTCCATAACGATTTTAAATTAAATAATATGATGTATTGTAGCAATGACCCAGGAAAAGTAGTCGGTGTATTCGATTGGGAAATGTGTACGATCGGCGATCCTTTGACAGACTTAGGATCTGCAGTTGCGTATTGGACACAAGCTGGGGAATCATTCTCGGGTCTTCCTTCAGTGACGGGGCAACCAGGATTTTATTCCCGTAAAGAGCTTTTAGAGGAATACGCTCAAAAGAGTGGACGAGACATCTCTAATTTTGACTATTATTTAACGTTTGCATTTTATAAAATTGCCGTTATCCTACAGCAAATTTATTACCGTTGGAAGATTGGTAAGGCAGATGATGAAAGATTTGAATCGCTAATTATCGGAGTCCGAAATTTATTTGCGAATGCGTCGCTTGCACAAAAAAAGGAATTTTTGAAATAG
- a CDS encoding class I adenylate-forming enzyme family protein — MNVNFGRLMLQIAKKNRDKIALKNIERNRTYTYMEFHLLTNQICNMMHDRFLLDEGDFFVLNLENDNLSLFNIWTSKGLPTSTWLNYRDSLDEHLYQIDYVKPKLIFIEKEKLDSYYEELKKRNIEIICMDRPPHNFRDVHYFWDLIAEASEKETNVEYDMDEHLAAVKFTGGTTGRGKCVMYTVRTFLSAANYQFAHSETLLDQETKFLHLTPMSHATSVYCFPVFIKGGTNYTINSAELENFCKVIETESITATFAVPTLLYRLIDLEAENRFDLSSLKMVVYGASPMSPSKLEQLQEKFGNVFCQLYGSSEAYPLVVLLGLEDHQLTPGKDRNIIASAGRALPGVEVKIVDELGREVSVGENGEIWIRCDAVIKGYYNDPENTALNFSVDGFWKSGDVGYMDDNGYIYIVDRKKDMIISGGFNVYASEVEHVLNAHPGVQQSVVIGIPHEEWGEAVHAEVILKKSSSVMDSELLQYCKAKIASYKVPKTINFVEELPTSAVGKVLRRQVREKYWTNQKRNVH, encoded by the coding sequence ATGAACGTGAATTTCGGTAGATTGATGCTACAAATTGCGAAAAAGAATAGAGACAAAATTGCTTTAAAGAACATCGAAAGAAATCGGACTTATACCTACATGGAATTTCATCTGTTAACAAACCAAATTTGTAATATGATGCATGATCGTTTTCTACTGGATGAAGGAGACTTTTTTGTTCTAAATCTTGAGAATGATAACTTGAGTCTATTTAATATTTGGACATCCAAAGGCTTGCCAACAAGCACTTGGCTAAATTATCGAGATTCACTCGATGAACACTTATATCAAATTGACTATGTAAAACCAAAGCTTATTTTTATAGAAAAAGAGAAGCTAGACTCTTATTATGAGGAATTAAAAAAACGGAACATCGAAATCATTTGTATGGATAGACCCCCTCATAATTTCCGAGACGTCCATTACTTTTGGGACTTAATCGCTGAAGCTAGTGAGAAGGAAACAAATGTAGAATATGATATGGACGAACATTTGGCTGCTGTGAAATTTACAGGTGGTACAACTGGTCGAGGGAAATGTGTCATGTATACAGTAAGAACATTTCTTTCAGCTGCAAACTATCAATTTGCCCATTCTGAAACTTTACTAGATCAAGAGACGAAGTTTTTACATCTTACTCCAATGTCCCATGCAACAAGTGTGTATTGTTTTCCTGTTTTTATTAAAGGTGGAACGAATTACACCATCAATTCAGCCGAACTAGAGAATTTTTGTAAGGTAATTGAAACGGAAAGCATTACAGCTACATTCGCTGTACCGACACTACTATATCGACTTATTGACTTAGAGGCGGAAAACCGATTTGATCTTAGTAGTTTAAAAATGGTCGTTTACGGGGCATCTCCTATGAGTCCTTCTAAGCTAGAACAACTGCAAGAAAAGTTTGGTAATGTGTTCTGTCAGTTATACGGTTCATCAGAAGCTTATCCTCTTGTCGTTCTTTTAGGCTTAGAAGATCATCAATTAACTCCTGGGAAAGACCGTAACATTATAGCTTCGGCTGGAAGAGCTTTACCTGGTGTTGAAGTGAAAATTGTCGATGAATTAGGTCGTGAAGTTTCCGTTGGAGAGAATGGAGAAATTTGGATAAGGTGCGATGCAGTTATTAAAGGATATTATAATGATCCTGAGAATACAGCTTTGAACTTTTCAGTAGACGGTTTTTGGAAGTCTGGTGACGTTGGGTATATGGATGACAACGGATACATTTACATTGTCGATCGAAAAAAGGATATGATCATTAGCGGTGGTTTTAATGTATATGCGAGTGAAGTAGAACATGTTCTAAACGCACATCCAGGTGTACAGCAATCCGTTGTCATTGGTATTCCTCATGAAGAATGGGGAGAAGCAGTCCATGCCGAAGTTATCTTGAAAAAGAGTAGTTCAGTCATGGATAGTGAACTTTTACAATACTGTAAAGCTAAAATAGCTTCTTACAAAGTGCCAAAAACAATTAACTTTGTAGAGGAATTACCAACAAGTGCAGTAGGGAAAGTACTACGAAGACAAGTAAGGGAGAAGTATTGGACAAATCAAAAACGCAATGTCCACTAA
- a CDS encoding NAD(P)H-dependent flavin oxidoreductase has product MNLSSILVNNRICEILGIEHPIIQGGLAYVGNGRLAAAVSEGGGFGQIGSAGRTPEGFEEEILIARQLTKKPLGVNIPIRGYEDTDKYLEIVNKHKRLIQGVSLGGGNPQPLIPQLKAMGLKSLVMTSTVKQAQKVEQIGADIVICEGYEAGGNNGAAELTTLVLVQQVAASVSIPVVAAGGISNGKAMVAVMILGAEGVQMGTRFVATTECEAHENYKNLIVQAKDDDTIIMSRYIGGPRRVLKNDFALRTQAIERETPSVEEILPLLKGGHNKRAAIEGDIENGFMGGGQVSGLIEDVISAEQVVKQVMNEAGNIFRKSNCN; this is encoded by the coding sequence ATGAATTTATCGTCAATATTAGTTAATAATCGTATATGTGAAATTCTTGGAATAGAACACCCAATTATTCAAGGTGGTTTAGCATATGTAGGTAACGGGCGACTAGCGGCAGCTGTATCAGAAGGAGGGGGCTTTGGCCAAATTGGTTCTGCAGGTCGTACTCCTGAAGGGTTTGAAGAAGAGATACTTATCGCTCGTCAACTGACGAAAAAACCACTAGGAGTAAATATCCCTATTCGCGGATATGAGGATACGGACAAATACTTAGAAATCGTCAATAAACATAAGCGACTCATTCAAGGGGTAAGCCTTGGGGGAGGAAATCCTCAACCACTTATTCCACAACTGAAAGCGATGGGGTTAAAATCGTTAGTTATGACTTCAACAGTAAAACAAGCCCAAAAAGTTGAACAAATCGGCGCCGATATTGTTATTTGTGAAGGATATGAGGCAGGAGGAAACAATGGAGCAGCAGAATTAACGACGCTTGTGCTCGTTCAACAAGTGGCGGCCTCAGTTTCTATCCCAGTCGTTGCTGCAGGAGGAATTTCAAATGGGAAAGCAATGGTCGCTGTCATGATTTTAGGTGCAGAAGGGGTACAAATGGGAACTCGGTTTGTTGCGACTACCGAATGTGAAGCCCATGAAAATTATAAAAACCTAATAGTCCAAGCGAAAGATGATGATACGATTATCATGTCTCGTTATATAGGTGGCCCTCGTCGTGTATTAAAAAATGACTTTGCCTTAAGAACACAAGCTATTGAACGAGAGACTCCTTCTGTCGAAGAGATCCTTCCTCTTCTAAAAGGTGGACATAATAAGCGAGCTGCTATTGAAGGTGATATTGAAAATGGTTTTATGGGTGGAGGCCAAGTATCGGGTTTAATCGAGGATGTTATAAGTGCCGAACAAGTTGTAAAACAAGTGATGAACGAGGCTGGAAATATTTTCCGAAAATCGAACTGCAATTGA
- a CDS encoding SDR family NAD(P)-dependent oxidoreductase translates to MKLFDLSNKVAIVTGGNRGLGRSMALALAEAGANVVIVGRDEQLNSQVVKEIEALGSKGLGLSVDLRNVDAINNMVTTVKDQFGSVDILVNNAGVSNTHMALEVTEQEWDQVMDLNVKSLFFCCQAAGKVMKEQGSGKVINLASVAGAVGDVGISPYTASKAAVINLTRTLALEWAKYGIQVNAIGPAYIKTDMNSEALENEKVLSKIVGKTPMKRLGQPQELSGAVILLASDASSYMTGQTLFVDGGWLAQ, encoded by the coding sequence ATGAAATTATTCGATTTGTCTAATAAAGTTGCAATTGTTACTGGAGGAAATCGAGGTTTAGGTCGCTCTATGGCGTTAGCGCTTGCAGAAGCTGGGGCAAATGTCGTTATTGTAGGAAGAGATGAGCAATTGAATAGTCAAGTAGTTAAAGAAATTGAAGCGCTAGGCTCTAAGGGGCTAGGATTATCAGTAGATTTACGAAATGTAGACGCAATTAATAATATGGTAACAACAGTTAAAGATCAGTTTGGAAGTGTTGATATTTTAGTAAATAATGCAGGGGTTTCAAATACTCATATGGCACTCGAAGTAACTGAGCAAGAATGGGATCAAGTAATGGACTTAAATGTAAAGTCACTGTTCTTCTGTTGTCAAGCAGCAGGAAAAGTAATGAAAGAACAAGGATCAGGTAAAGTTATTAATCTTGCATCTGTAGCGGGTGCAGTTGGTGATGTTGGAATTAGCCCGTACACAGCGAGTAAAGCAGCCGTAATCAACTTAACGAGAACACTGGCTCTTGAGTGGGCGAAATATGGAATTCAAGTAAATGCAATCGGTCCAGCATATATTAAAACCGACATGAATAGCGAAGCACTAGAAAACGAGAAAGTATTAAGTAAAATTGTCGGAAAAACTCCGATGAAGAGATTAGGTCAACCTCAAGAACTTTCTGGAGCAGTTATTTTACTAGCATCAGATGCAAGTAGTTATATGACAGGTCAAACACTATTTGTTGACGGTGGATGGTTAGCGCAATAA
- a CDS encoding SDR family oxidoreductase: MVNKNVLITGGGKGLGREIAYKFAKANYNVFINYFQDRDAAQYTAEKIKEIGGNATILQGDVGQYEEIERMVRDLPGIDVLVHNAVYAKTSSIQSTTKEHWERTMAVNASALLYLAQKVYPHMREQKFGRIFTVSSIGASRAIPDYTSVGVSKATMEALIRYFAGEWASDGITANIISPGAMDTEAFRSIFPDAAERLRGIAKKTPAQKTVNLEEVADMLLNYCQPNMGMVTGQVLRMDGGYSLTI; this comes from the coding sequence ATGGTTAACAAAAATGTCCTTATTACGGGTGGGGGAAAAGGCTTAGGTCGTGAAATTGCCTATAAGTTTGCTAAAGCAAACTATAATGTTTTTATAAACTATTTTCAAGATCGAGACGCAGCACAATATACTGCAGAGAAAATAAAAGAAATCGGTGGAAACGCGACAATTCTTCAAGGGGATGTCGGTCAATACGAGGAGATTGAACGCATGGTAAGAGATCTTCCAGGCATTGATGTTTTAGTACATAATGCTGTTTACGCGAAGACAAGTTCAATACAATCAACTACAAAAGAACATTGGGAAAGAACAATGGCCGTCAATGCTTCAGCCTTATTATATTTAGCTCAGAAAGTCTATCCCCATATGCGAGAACAAAAATTTGGTCGTATTTTTACTGTATCTAGTATTGGTGCAAGCCGTGCAATTCCTGACTATACGAGTGTGGGGGTATCAAAGGCGACGATGGAAGCACTCATTAGATATTTTGCTGGAGAATGGGCAAGTGATGGAATTACAGCGAATATTATTTCACCAGGGGCGATGGATACTGAAGCTTTTCGTTCAATCTTTCCTGATGCTGCGGAAAGACTTCGCGGCATCGCGAAAAAAACACCCGCTCAAAAAACAGTCAATCTAGAAGAAGTTGCGGATATGCTTTTAAACTATTGTCAACCAAATATGGGAATGGTTACGGGTCAAGTGTTAAGAATGGACGGTGGATATTCTTTAACGATCTAA
- a CDS encoding acyl-CoA synthetase, whose protein sequence is MSSVELLSSRQQLVGGLLKSAAYQTPSKEAFIYDDTRITYEKLYERSLMISHWLRSEGLEKDDKVGFILKNGLPFVEIFFATTLSGALGVPVNFRLKEKEIEYILQNSECKFLFIEKEYIEAVQAIRGNLTNLHGVIVIDGGEDIVDLIEYKTLLTRTTQSLPPVEINENDGCMIVYTSGTTGRPKGAVLTHKNLYQNGMNMIWEFQLDHSFKFLMVPPLFHVGSMSFLIHNCLVNGTTIIHREFEPERILQVIEKEKINSLFLVPAMWNFLLQVPGIEDMNLTSLKKCMTAAAICPLELKKEMMKHFPHASIYDVFGQTEMSPCTTCLHPEDSLRKTTSVGKPVINVEVRVVDDEMNDVLVGEIGEIVYRGPTLMKEYYKNPEATAESFSGGWFHSGDLVRMDEEGFIYVVDRKKDMIISGGENIYPAEIEDVLYSHPKILEAAVIGVPDKNWGENVQAVVVTKPNETLTEQEVIEYCWNYLASYKKPKSVEFLSALPRNAAGKVLKIALRSDT, encoded by the coding sequence ATGAGCTCAGTTGAACTACTTTCTTCAAGACAGCAATTAGTTGGGGGATTACTAAAAAGTGCAGCTTATCAAACGCCATCTAAAGAGGCTTTTATATATGATGATACAAGAATAACATATGAGAAATTATACGAACGATCATTAATGATCAGTCACTGGTTAAGAAGTGAAGGACTAGAAAAAGACGATAAGGTTGGCTTTATTTTAAAAAATGGACTGCCGTTTGTTGAAATATTCTTTGCTACAACATTAAGTGGTGCCCTCGGAGTTCCTGTTAATTTCAGATTGAAGGAAAAAGAAATAGAATATATTTTACAAAACTCGGAGTGTAAATTTTTATTCATAGAAAAGGAATATATTGAAGCAGTTCAAGCTATTCGAGGGAATTTAACAAATTTACACGGGGTTATCGTCATTGATGGAGGCGAAGATATAGTTGATTTGATTGAGTATAAGACTCTTCTGACAAGAACAACGCAATCGCTCCCCCCTGTTGAAATTAATGAAAATGATGGTTGTATGATTGTTTATACGTCAGGTACAACTGGTCGTCCAAAAGGTGCTGTACTTACTCATAAAAACTTATATCAAAATGGTATGAATATGATCTGGGAGTTTCAGTTAGACCATTCGTTTAAATTTTTAATGGTTCCTCCTTTGTTCCATGTTGGTTCGATGTCTTTTTTAATTCATAACTGTCTAGTGAATGGAACGACCATTATTCATCGTGAGTTTGAACCAGAACGAATTTTGCAAGTAATAGAAAAGGAAAAGATCAATAGTTTATTCCTCGTCCCTGCGATGTGGAACTTCCTTTTGCAAGTTCCTGGAATAGAAGACATGAACCTCACTTCTTTAAAAAAATGTATGACAGCTGCTGCTATCTGTCCTTTGGAATTAAAAAAAGAGATGATGAAACACTTTCCTCACGCTAGTATTTACGATGTATTTGGTCAAACGGAAATGAGTCCTTGTACGACGTGTCTTCATCCTGAAGATTCGTTAAGAAAAACAACATCGGTCGGTAAACCTGTCATCAATGTGGAAGTTAGAGTCGTCGATGACGAAATGAATGATGTGCTAGTTGGAGAAATTGGTGAAATCGTTTATCGGGGCCCCACATTAATGAAAGAATATTATAAAAATCCTGAAGCAACAGCAGAATCTTTTTCGGGTGGATGGTTCCATAGTGGCGATTTAGTACGAATGGATGAAGAAGGGTTTATTTACGTTGTTGACCGTAAGAAAGATATGATTATAAGTGGTGGTGAAAACATTTACCCTGCGGAAATTGAAGATGTGTTATACTCCCACCCGAAAATTTTAGAAGCAGCTGTTATTGGAGTCCCTGATAAAAATTGGGGAGAAAACGTTCAAGCTGTAGTCGTTACAAAACCAAATGAAACGTTAACAGAACAAGAAGTGATTGAGTATTGTTGGAATTATTTAGCTTCTTATAAAAAACCTAAGAGTGTAGAGTTCCTAAGCGCATTACCAAGAAATGCAGCAGGAAAAGTATTGAAAATAGCGTTAAGGAGTGATACATGA
- a CDS encoding NADPH:quinone oxidoreductase family protein — protein sequence MRSWLIKEHGEPSDVLKLEEVAKPSIDKNQALVEVEATALNFFDILLCQGKYQEKPPFPFTVGAEVSGTLAAVNEGSKFKVGQRVIALPKLPAGGTAEYVAVDEKAIYPIPDSMTSNDAASMFITYHTSYYALHERANIQPGEVLLVHAGAGGVGSAAIQLGKAAGAFVIATAGGVEKTKVCRSLGADIVVDYLTEDFVQVVKEKTDGKGADVIYDPVGGEIFERSRKCIAFDGRILVIGFAGGNIPSAPINHILVKNYSVVGVHWGLFSKLKPNAVQEEHDKIMSLYEEGKIDPLIYREFEFEEVPEALNLLADRKTWGKLVVKVK from the coding sequence TTGAGAAGTTGGCTAATAAAAGAACATGGTGAACCAAGTGATGTACTAAAACTTGAAGAAGTAGCAAAGCCGAGTATTGATAAAAACCAAGCACTAGTAGAAGTAGAGGCTACAGCATTAAACTTTTTTGACATTTTATTATGTCAAGGTAAGTATCAAGAAAAGCCACCTTTTCCATTTACAGTAGGTGCCGAAGTTTCTGGAACATTAGCTGCAGTTAATGAAGGAAGTAAATTTAAAGTAGGTCAACGAGTTATTGCATTACCAAAATTACCAGCTGGTGGAACGGCAGAATATGTTGCAGTTGATGAGAAAGCGATTTATCCGATTCCAGACTCAATGACTTCTAATGATGCGGCATCAATGTTTATTACGTATCATACGTCATATTACGCTCTACACGAGCGCGCGAATATTCAACCAGGGGAAGTATTATTAGTGCATGCGGGTGCAGGCGGAGTTGGTTCAGCTGCTATCCAATTAGGGAAAGCGGCAGGTGCTTTCGTTATTGCAACAGCAGGTGGTGTGGAAAAAACGAAAGTGTGTAGAAGTTTAGGGGCCGATATCGTTGTCGATTACTTAACGGAAGACTTTGTTCAAGTTGTCAAAGAAAAAACAGATGGTAAAGGTGCAGATGTCATTTATGATCCTGTCGGTGGTGAAATTTTTGAACGGTCAAGAAAATGTATTGCTTTTGACGGAAGAATATTAGTCATAGGTTTTGCGGGTGGTAATATTCCGAGTGCACCAATTAACCATATTTTAGTGAAAAATTACTCAGTAGTCGGAGTTCATTGGGGGCTTTTCTCCAAGTTAAAGCCAAATGCAGTACAAGAAGAGCATGATAAAATCATGAGCTTATATGAAGAAGGAAAAATTGACCCACTCATCTATCGAGAATTCGAGTTTGAAGAAGTACCTGAAGCATTGAACTTACTCGCTGATCGTAAGACATGGGGGAAATTGGTAGTCAAAGTGAAATAA
- a CDS encoding enoyl-CoA hydratase/isomerase family protein: MSEPAVLFEVENGVATITLNQPEQMNALSKAIIEGLKSSLARIKEDPEIRAVVLTGSGRAFCAGGDIKEFPGDGNNAAISRDYMKFGLPFMADLAQLEKPVVAAVDGYAVGAGFSIAIAADFVLASENSTFAMSFNKIGLVPDLGGLYHLPRLVGMARAKELAMTGRSITGAEAKECGLVLDVLPKEQLLVKARELAERLANSATQALGLTKHILSRSYELSLEQVLREEAMVQAIAFSTDDHKEGVKSFFEKRKPSFSGS, from the coding sequence ATGAGTGAACCTGCAGTACTTTTTGAAGTTGAAAACGGTGTGGCAACGATTACTTTAAACCAACCTGAACAAATGAATGCTCTTTCTAAAGCGATTATCGAAGGTTTAAAAAGTTCTCTTGCTCGAATAAAAGAGGACCCAGAAATTCGCGCTGTCGTTTTAACTGGAAGTGGGAGAGCCTTTTGTGCGGGTGGAGATATAAAAGAATTTCCTGGTGATGGAAATAATGCTGCGATTTCCAGAGATTATATGAAATTTGGGTTGCCTTTCATGGCGGATTTAGCCCAATTGGAAAAACCAGTTGTCGCAGCTGTCGATGGATATGCGGTAGGAGCAGGATTTAGTATTGCTATCGCTGCTGATTTTGTTTTAGCTTCTGAGAATAGTACATTTGCGATGTCTTTTAATAAAATCGGGTTAGTGCCTGATTTAGGAGGCCTTTACCATTTACCTCGTTTAGTAGGTATGGCTAGAGCGAAAGAATTAGCAATGACTGGCCGATCAATTACAGGCGCAGAAGCAAAAGAGTGCGGTCTAGTCCTCGATGTACTTCCGAAAGAACAATTGTTAGTGAAAGCGAGAGAATTAGCAGAAAGATTAGCAAATAGTGCTACTCAAGCTTTGGGCTTAACGAAGCACATTTTAAGTCGAAGTTATGAATTATCTTTAGAGCAAGTCCTTCGAGAAGAAGCGATGGTACAGGCCATTGCATTTTCGACGGATGATCATAAAGAAGGAGTAAAATCATTTTTTGAGAAGAGAAAGCCAAGTTTTTCTGGCTCCTAA